One window from the genome of Anaerolineales bacterium encodes:
- the coaE gene encoding dephospho-CoA kinase (Dephospho-CoA kinase (CoaE) performs the final step in coenzyme A biosynthesis.), whose product MSRWSGKYVIGLTGNIATGKSVVRKMLEHLGTYGIDADALAHRAMAKGAPGYPLIVKTFGDWILDEEGQIDRSRMAKIAFSDPGVLEKLEAIVHPLVAHAVDLLIQRSQHSVVVIEAIKLLESDMVAGCDTIWVVDAPEPVQVGRMVEKRRMPEAAARQRVAAQPPQSLKLRAAKVVIRNNGSFEETWEQVQTAWAKLPKPEEPLLPSPPALKPGQIAVRRGRPQDADEIARFITRVTHGRRRMSRADVMAAFGEKAYFMVERDGKLSGVAGWQVENLVTRIDELYFEPGLPLDQAIPALMEAVETASGDLQSEASLLFLPPYLAQHVGAWRAVGYKPQTIPALGVRAWQEAAVESMPRGASLWFKRLREDRVLRPL is encoded by the coding sequence CGGGCAAGAGCGTAGTCCGCAAGATGCTGGAGCATCTGGGCACCTACGGAATCGACGCCGACGCTTTGGCCCACCGGGCGATGGCCAAGGGCGCGCCTGGCTACCCACTGATCGTCAAGACCTTCGGCGACTGGATCCTCGATGAGGAAGGGCAAATCGACCGCAGCCGAATGGCCAAGATCGCCTTCTCCGATCCCGGGGTCTTGGAGAAACTGGAGGCGATCGTCCATCCGCTCGTCGCCCACGCCGTCGACCTACTGATCCAGCGCTCGCAGCACAGCGTAGTCGTCATCGAGGCCATCAAGCTGCTCGAGTCCGACATGGTCGCCGGCTGCGACACGATCTGGGTCGTGGATGCGCCTGAGCCGGTCCAGGTCGGTCGAATGGTCGAGAAGCGCAGAATGCCGGAGGCGGCGGCCCGTCAGCGCGTTGCCGCCCAACCACCACAGTCACTCAAGCTGCGCGCCGCCAAGGTCGTCATCCGCAACAACGGATCGTTCGAGGAGACCTGGGAGCAGGTACAGACGGCCTGGGCCAAGCTGCCGAAGCCGGAAGAGCCGCTGCTCCCGTCACCGCCCGCGCTCAAGCCCGGGCAGATCGCGGTCCGTCGCGGACGGCCGCAGGACGCCGACGAGATCGCCCGCTTCATCACCCGCGTCACCCATGGCCGGCGCCGGATGTCGCGGGCGGACGTCATGGCGGCCTTCGGCGAGAAGGCGTACTTCATGGTCGAGCGCGATGGAAAGCTCTCTGGGGTCGCCGGCTGGCAGGTCGAGAACCTGGTGACACGCATCGATGAGCTGTACTTTGAACCCGGCTTGCCGCTGGACCAGGCGATCCCCGCCTTGATGGAGGCCGTCGAGACCGCCTCCGGCGATCTGCAGAGTGAAGCCAGCCTGCTCTTTCTGCCGCCGTACTTGGCGCAGCACGTCGGCGCCTGGCGGGCTGTCGGCTACAAGCCGCAGACCATCCCTGCACTGGGGGTACGGGCCTGGCAGGAGGCAGCGGTCGAGTCAATGCCGCGAGGCGCTTCGCTGTGGTTCAAGCGCCTGCGGGAAGACCGGGTGCTGCGCCCGCTCTAG
- a CDS encoding Ig-like domain-containing protein, giving the protein MTPSLRTRLAGLSLALVGAWCALPASAQALPRYFPETGHTLDPVFAEFFDRSGGTQVLGYPITDSFVDSDSGRLLQYFENARLETALEDRGPGSPSLSPLGEMLGGWDPPRKRLPALAWTEPGCRYFRDSGHSVCHAYLDFYNSNGAAQRFGSPISDYEMEAGRLVQYFRSFRLDWLPETPPAGQVRIAPLGRLHFDQSGFDPELLAPRLPEDPALYRVLSLKPNMALSQAVAKPDDMQQVLVLVRDQNDLPVPGASVTLSVRYPEAVRTFLLPLTDADGMTRFELEVVGQVPGSNVELLAWSVFEGLQASTRDSFRIWW; this is encoded by the coding sequence ATGACACCTTCGCTTCGTACTCGGCTGGCTGGGCTCAGTCTGGCGCTGGTGGGCGCGTGGTGCGCCCTGCCGGCTTCGGCTCAAGCGTTGCCCCGCTACTTCCCGGAGACCGGTCACACCCTCGATCCAGTCTTCGCCGAATTCTTCGATCGCAGCGGGGGCACCCAGGTGCTCGGGTACCCGATCACAGACTCCTTCGTCGATTCGGATTCGGGTCGGCTGCTGCAGTATTTCGAGAACGCCCGGCTGGAGACCGCCCTCGAAGACCGCGGACCCGGCAGCCCAAGCCTGAGCCCGCTGGGCGAAATGCTGGGGGGCTGGGATCCACCCCGCAAGCGCCTGCCCGCCCTGGCCTGGACTGAGCCCGGATGCCGCTACTTCCGGGACTCGGGCCACTCAGTCTGCCATGCCTATCTCGACTTCTATAACTCGAACGGCGCAGCGCAGCGATTCGGGAGTCCGATCTCAGACTACGAAATGGAGGCAGGCCGACTGGTGCAGTACTTCCGGTCGTTCCGCCTGGACTGGCTTCCGGAGACGCCCCCCGCCGGGCAGGTGCGGATCGCTCCGCTCGGACGCCTGCATTTCGACCAGTCAGGTTTCGACCCCGAACTGCTAGCGCCCCGTCTTCCGGAGGATCCGGCCCTGTATCGGGTGCTCAGCCTGAAGCCGAACATGGCCCTCTCCCAGGCCGTTGCCAAGCCGGACGACATGCAGCAGGTCTTGGTCCTGGTGCGGGACCAGAACGATCTGCCGGTTCCCGGCGCTTCGGTGACGCTGAGTGTGCGGTATCCGGAAGCGGTGCGGACCTTCCTTCTTCCTTTAACGGATGCCGATGGGATGACACGCTTCGAGCTGGAGGTCGTCGGACAGGTCCCGGGCAGCAATGTCGAATTGCTGGCCTGGTCGGTGTTTGAAGGACTGCAGGCTTCGACGCGCGATTCGTTCCGGATCTGGTGGTAG
- the rsgA gene encoding ribosome small subunit-dependent GTPase A encodes MTADDTLPGLIVRSQSGFLLIETQAGRFVAKLRGRLKRSRLHSDLAAVGDRVRIRLVGDGTATIEAVEPRTRVLSRRDPGRKVEQVIVANPDQAVFVLACADPDPNPRTLDRLLVAAERGGIPAVICANKIDLVHKGDVREFFSEYERLGYPVFLTSAHTGAGVKQLRSALVGRISVLAGPSGVGKTSLLNLIEPGLGRKTLEISQATREGRHSTVVAELLPLSGGGHIADTPGLKAFALWDIEPEEVDAYFPEVRQRVADCAFSDCTHMHEPGCAVIRAVEEGKISPHRYDSYLRIRLGEER; translated from the coding sequence ATGACCGCCGACGACACCCTCCCGGGTCTGATCGTCCGCTCGCAGTCCGGATTCCTTCTGATCGAAACCCAGGCCGGGCGCTTCGTGGCCAAGCTGCGTGGCCGCCTGAAGAGGTCGCGCCTCCACAGCGACCTGGCCGCCGTCGGCGACCGGGTGCGCATTCGCCTGGTCGGCGACGGAACGGCGACCATCGAGGCCGTCGAACCCCGAACCCGTGTCCTCTCCCGCCGGGATCCTGGCCGCAAGGTCGAACAGGTGATCGTGGCCAATCCGGATCAGGCTGTCTTCGTCCTGGCCTGTGCCGACCCTGACCCCAATCCGCGCACCCTGGACCGCCTGCTGGTGGCTGCGGAACGAGGGGGCATCCCGGCGGTGATCTGCGCCAACAAGATTGATCTGGTTCACAAAGGAGATGTGCGTGAGTTCTTTTCCGAGTACGAGCGCCTCGGCTATCCAGTCTTCCTGACCTCGGCCCACACCGGGGCCGGAGTCAAGCAGTTGCGCTCCGCCCTGGTCGGGCGGATCTCGGTCCTGGCGGGGCCCTCGGGAGTTGGCAAGACCAGCCTGCTCAATCTGATCGAGCCCGGCCTGGGCAGGAAGACTCTGGAGATTAGCCAGGCGACCCGCGAAGGCCGGCACAGCACGGTCGTGGCGGAACTGCTGCCGCTGTCGGGCGGCGGGCACATCGCCGACACGCCTGGGCTCAAGGCCTTCGCTCTGTGGGACATCGAGCCGGAGGAGGTGGACGCGTATTTTCCCGAGGTCCGCCAGCGCGTGGCGGATTGCGCCTTCAGCGACTGCACCCACATGCATGAGCCTGGGTGCGCCGTCATACGAGCGGTCGAAGAAGGCAAGATCAGCCCCCACCGCTATGACTCCTACCTGAGAATCCGCCTCGGGGAAGAGAGGTGA
- a CDS encoding Maf family protein, with translation MNRSSPPRVLLASGSPRRSELLALTGWPFEAVAADVDERLLSGVAAADQVARLAGDKALAARHVAGEGQVVVAADTLVVLEEQVLGKPKDGVEARRMLQQLRGRTHRVVTGLAVMAPGSAQIIMERCDSSVPMRGYTQAEIDRYLERGSPLDKAGAYAIQDTGFAPVERQSFRDCFANVMGLPLCHLTRAVRALDMTPPVDVPAACQEHLGYECPVYKEILN, from the coding sequence ATGAATCGGTCTTCGCCACCGAGGGTGCTGTTGGCCTCGGGCTCACCCCGCAGATCGGAACTGCTCGCCCTAACCGGGTGGCCCTTTGAAGCCGTGGCAGCGGATGTTGACGAACGGCTGCTGTCAGGCGTGGCCGCGGCGGACCAAGTAGCCCGGCTGGCCGGAGACAAGGCGCTCGCGGCCCGGCACGTGGCCGGGGAGGGCCAGGTGGTGGTCGCCGCCGACACGCTGGTGGTGCTGGAGGAGCAGGTGCTGGGTAAACCGAAGGATGGCGTCGAAGCGCGCCGGATGCTGCAGCAGCTGCGCGGGCGAACCCATCGGGTGGTGACCGGCCTGGCGGTGATGGCGCCGGGCAGCGCCCAGATAATCATGGAGCGATGCGACTCGAGCGTGCCGATGCGAGGCTACACGCAGGCGGAAATTGACCGGTACCTGGAGCGCGGATCGCCACTCGACAAGGCCGGAGCCTACGCGATTCAGGATACGGGGTTCGCGCCGGTGGAGCGGCAATCCTTCCGGGATTGCTTTGCCAATGTTATGGGGCTGCCGCTATGCCACCTGACGCGCGCGGTGCGAGCCCTGGATATGACTCCACCGGTGGATGTTCCGGCGGCTTGCCAGGAGCATCTTGGTTACGAGTGCCCGGTGTACAAGGAGATTCTGAACTGA
- a CDS encoding DMT family transporter codes for MAEPWGRLPISSCRDAAIAAQPAPPPKLAYIAIGLGVLALGCSALFVRWAAAPGPVTGFYRMALATLVLTPLALRHPAGAASAWPRRGVLLALLGGLSLSIDLALWNTAVGLTSAANATLFANTAPLWVALVAWAAMGERLRPLFWTGLAVTMLGAAAVAGADFRSHSGLGVGDMLAILASFFYAGYYLLTQIGRRTLRSAPYVWLAGLASSASLLTISLALGLPLTGYPLPTYLSFIALALVTQAFGYLAVGYALGHLPASVVSPTMVGQPIVTAILAIPLLSEALSPTQIVGGAAVLAGILLVYRSRLSGRTPEPEIAPQSAD; via the coding sequence TTGGCTGAGCCGTGGGGGCGGCTACCCATTTCCTCCTGCAGGGACGCTGCAATCGCCGCCCAACCAGCACCGCCGCCTAAGCTCGCCTACATTGCCATCGGCCTGGGGGTCCTGGCGCTCGGTTGTTCGGCGCTCTTCGTGCGCTGGGCCGCGGCGCCGGGCCCGGTCACCGGCTTCTACCGCATGGCGCTGGCCACCCTGGTTCTCACCCCGCTCGCCCTGCGCCATCCGGCGGGCGCCGCCTCTGCCTGGCCCAGGCGGGGCGTGTTGTTGGCGCTGCTGGGCGGGCTCTCGCTCTCGATCGATCTCGCGCTGTGGAACACTGCCGTCGGGCTGACCTCCGCCGCCAACGCAACGTTGTTTGCCAACACTGCGCCCCTGTGGGTGGCTCTGGTCGCCTGGGCCGCCATGGGCGAGCGCCTGCGTCCTCTTTTCTGGACGGGGTTGGCGGTGACCATGCTCGGCGCGGCTGCCGTGGCGGGCGCCGACTTCCGATCGCACAGCGGCCTGGGTGTGGGCGACATGCTGGCAATCCTGGCCAGTTTCTTCTATGCCGGCTATTACCTGCTGACCCAAATCGGCCGTCGCACCTTGCGTTCCGCTCCCTATGTTTGGCTCGCCGGGCTGGCCTCCTCGGCCAGCCTGCTGACCATCAGCCTGGCTCTCGGGCTGCCGCTGACCGGCTACCCTCTGCCAACCTACCTGTCCTTCATCGCTCTGGCCCTAGTCACGCAGGCCTTTGGCTACCTGGCGGTCGGCTACGCCCTCGGCCACCTGCCAGCATCGGTCGTCTCACCGACGATGGTTGGCCAGCCGATCGTGACCGCGATTCTGGCCATCCCTCTCCTGTCCGAAGCGCTTTCGCCGACGCAGATCGTAGGAGGCGCGGCGGTGCTTGCTGGAATCCTGCTGGTGTATCGCTCGCGCCTCTCCGGGCGGACGCCCGAACCGGAGATCGCCCCCCAGAGCGCTGACTGA
- a CDS encoding AAA family ATPase, with protein sequence MDLFDHAMHQRLKQESPLAARMRPRTLDEFAGQEHIVGPGRLLRRAIEADRLFSSILLWGPPGSGKTTLAMVIAQSTHAHFDTISAVLAGKDELRQIIQAAQERRRLHNHRTILFVDEVHRWNKAQQDALLQHVENGTITLIGASTENPYFEVIGALVSRSRVFQLRPLSDDEIRRILLSALQDKDRGFGGRTVEVDEAALAHLVHVAGGDARNALNALELAVESSEQRPDGTIHLSLEVAQDSIQRRAVLYDKDGDAHYDTISAFIKSVRGSDPDAALFWLAKMLQAGESPRFILRRLLILAGEDIGLADPMGLVVANAAAQAFEFVGLPEGVYPIVEATLYLATAPKSNSAGSYFEAVRALDEPGRSAVPTHLQDSRRDGDATGHGKGYVYPHDQPGHYIGQQYLPDDLAGRTFYRPSRQGYEAEVALRLGRWRAAQQAALGPRPADGAAPTPDTLQD encoded by the coding sequence ATGGACCTGTTTGACCATGCTATGCACCAACGCCTGAAGCAGGAATCGCCGCTGGCGGCGCGCATGCGGCCGCGCACCCTCGACGAGTTCGCCGGCCAGGAACACATCGTCGGCCCCGGCCGGCTGCTGCGGCGTGCGATTGAGGCCGACCGCCTGTTCTCCTCGATCCTGCTTTGGGGACCGCCCGGCTCGGGCAAGACCACGCTTGCCATGGTCATCGCCCAATCCACTCACGCTCACTTCGACACCATCTCGGCAGTGCTGGCCGGCAAGGATGAGCTGCGCCAGATCATTCAGGCGGCTCAGGAGCGCCGCCGCCTGCACAACCACCGCACGATCCTATTCGTCGACGAGGTCCATCGCTGGAACAAGGCCCAGCAGGACGCCCTGCTGCAGCATGTTGAGAATGGCACGATCACCTTGATCGGCGCCAGCACGGAGAATCCCTACTTCGAAGTGATCGGGGCGTTGGTCTCGCGTTCGAGGGTCTTCCAGCTGCGCCCGCTCTCGGACGACGAGATCCGCCGCATTCTGCTGTCGGCCCTGCAGGACAAGGACCGCGGCTTCGGCGGCCGCACTGTGGAAGTGGATGAGGCGGCCCTGGCCCATCTGGTTCACGTGGCGGGCGGCGATGCTCGCAACGCCTTGAATGCCCTCGAGCTGGCGGTCGAGAGCTCGGAGCAGCGGCCCGATGGCACGATCCATCTCAGCCTGGAGGTGGCCCAGGATTCGATCCAGCGCCGCGCCGTGCTGTATGACAAGGACGGCGACGCCCACTACGATACGATCTCGGCCTTCATCAAGTCTGTGCGCGGCTCGGACCCGGATGCCGCCTTGTTCTGGCTGGCCAAGATGCTACAGGCGGGGGAATCGCCGCGCTTCATTCTGCGCCGTCTGCTGATCCTGGCCGGAGAGGATATCGGCCTGGCCGACCCGATGGGCCTGGTCGTGGCCAACGCCGCCGCCCAGGCCTTCGAGTTCGTCGGCCTGCCCGAAGGCGTGTATCCGATCGTCGAAGCCACCCTGTATCTGGCGACGGCCCCCAAGTCCAATTCGGCCGGCTCCTACTTCGAGGCGGTGCGCGCCCTGGACGAGCCAGGTCGAAGTGCTGTCCCGACGCATCTCCAAGACAGCCGCCGCGACGGCGATGCTACCGGTCACGGGAAAGGATATGTCTACCCTCACGACCAGCCAGGGCACTACATCGGCCAGCAGTACCTGCCGGATGACCTGGCCGGGCGGACGTTCTACCGGCCCAGCCGCCAAGGGTATGAGGCTGAAGTCGCCTTGCGCCTGGGACGCTGGCGGGCAGCGCAGCAGGCGGCCCTTGGTCCGCGACCGGCCGACGGCGCAGCCCCCACCCCCGACACCTTACAGGACTGA
- a CDS encoding histidine phosphatase family protein translates to MTTLYLIRHGDNDLLGKRLPGWMPGLHLNAHGRAQADRLVELLQEAAIEAIYASPLERTMETAAPLAAAKHLSIIRRPDLRDVYPGRWQGQPLASLRRRKQWPLILAAPSLASFPEGESFAQAQNRVVSELERIRRDHDRPQAGVAVFSHGDIIMLATAHYIGLPLDQFRRLSIEPASISVLHIHDRSARLIRLNDTRATQTSPPG, encoded by the coding sequence ATGACAACACTGTATCTGATTCGCCACGGCGACAACGACTTGCTGGGAAAACGGCTCCCGGGTTGGATGCCCGGCCTGCATCTGAACGCGCACGGGCGAGCCCAGGCCGATCGGCTGGTGGAGCTGCTGCAGGAGGCGGCCATCGAAGCCATCTACGCCAGCCCGCTGGAGCGGACGATGGAGACCGCGGCTCCGCTGGCCGCCGCCAAACACCTGAGCATTATTCGGCGCCCGGACCTGCGCGATGTGTACCCCGGGCGGTGGCAGGGGCAGCCGCTGGCCAGCCTGCGCCGCCGCAAGCAGTGGCCGCTCATCTTGGCCGCGCCTTCGCTGGCCTCCTTCCCGGAGGGCGAATCCTTCGCCCAGGCACAGAACCGGGTTGTGAGTGAACTGGAGCGGATCCGCCGCGACCACGATCGCCCCCAGGCGGGCGTCGCCGTTTTTTCGCATGGCGACATCATCATGCTGGCCACCGCCCACTACATCGGCCTGCCGCTCGACCAGTTCCGTCGCCTGAGCATTGAACCGGCGTCGATCAGCGTTCTCCACATCCACGATCGCTCTGCCCGCTTGATCCGCTTGAACGACACCCGGGCGACCCAGACCAGCCCTCCCGGGTGA
- a CDS encoding DUF3090 domain-containing protein: MPGAITELNPVTIIRAAAIGQPGRRVFYLQARAGRELVTLIVEKAQLQSLAVAIEQLLAELRDRFPELPEASAAFTEGEVRLEQPIDPLFRVGEIGLGYDRDLDLLVLETRELITEATDPAEASVARFWCTRSQLRALARWGLELAGRGRPICGNCGEPIDPEGHFCPKRNGHKH; encoded by the coding sequence ATGCCTGGTGCGATCACCGAACTCAATCCCGTCACCATCATCCGGGCGGCAGCCATTGGTCAACCCGGCAGGCGTGTGTTCTACTTGCAGGCCCGCGCCGGGCGTGAGCTCGTCACCCTGATCGTCGAGAAAGCCCAGCTTCAATCGCTGGCGGTAGCCATCGAACAGCTCCTGGCCGAACTCCGTGATCGCTTCCCAGAGCTTCCCGAAGCCTCGGCTGCATTCACCGAGGGTGAGGTCCGCCTCGAACAGCCGATCGACCCGTTGTTCCGCGTCGGGGAGATCGGGCTGGGCTACGATCGCGATCTGGACCTGCTCGTGCTTGAAACGCGGGAGTTGATCACCGAGGCCACCGATCCTGCCGAAGCCTCCGTGGCTCGATTCTGGTGCACCCGTTCGCAGCTTCGTGCCTTGGCGAGGTGGGGCCTCGAGCTGGCCGGGCGCGGCCGCCCGATCTGCGGCAACTGCGGCGAGCCGATCGACCCCGAGGGACATTTCTGCCCCAAGCGCAACGGCCACAAGCACTAG
- a CDS encoding SCO1664 family protein has translation MVDLPKARDDLPPSEVLEALRLNTLTVLGQFVWGSNYTFLVNVEHPTGPIPAVYKPARGERPLWDFPDGTLAAREVAAFLSARALGWDLVPPTALRPEGPLGPGSIQQFVDADPEHHYFTFTPEDKQRLRPVAVFDWVINNADRKSGHILLAPDRHIWLIDHGVCFHSEDKLRTVVWDFVGEPIPRPLLDRLATFEAELQPPAGLAESLSSLLSAGEQAALLHRVRRLIQQGRFPPPGPERPYPWPLV, from the coding sequence ATGGTGGACCTGCCCAAGGCCCGAGATGACCTGCCGCCCTCCGAGGTGCTCGAAGCCCTGCGCCTGAACACCCTCACCGTGCTGGGGCAGTTCGTCTGGGGATCGAACTACACCTTCCTGGTCAACGTCGAGCACCCGACCGGACCGATCCCTGCTGTTTACAAGCCAGCACGAGGCGAGCGGCCACTGTGGGATTTCCCGGACGGCACGCTTGCGGCCCGCGAAGTTGCCGCGTTCCTGTCCGCCAGGGCGCTCGGCTGGGACCTGGTGCCGCCGACGGCGCTACGCCCCGAGGGGCCTCTCGGCCCGGGATCGATCCAGCAATTCGTCGACGCCGACCCCGAGCACCACTACTTCACCTTCACCCCGGAGGACAAGCAGCGTCTGCGTCCGGTGGCCGTCTTCGACTGGGTGATCAACAACGCCGATCGCAAGAGCGGCCACATCCTGCTGGCGCCCGACCGGCACATTTGGTTGATTGACCACGGTGTGTGTTTTCACTCCGAGGACAAGCTCAGGACGGTGGTGTGGGATTTTGTCGGGGAACCCATCCCGCGGCCACTGCTTGACCGACTCGCAACCTTCGAGGCTGAACTCCAGCCACCGGCCGGTTTGGCGGAGTCGCTGTCGTCGCTGCTCTCAGCTGGCGAGCAGGCTGCTCTGCTGCACAGGGTGCGGCGCCTGATCCAGCAGGGGCGCTTCCCCCCTCCCGGACCCGAACGCCCATATCCTTGGCCGCTGGTGTGA
- a CDS encoding homoserine dehydrogenase produces MTNHYDLAMLGFGNVGRALARLLVAKQEFIRLRHAVTFRVVGIYTQRHGCALDPEGIELLRAVRLVERGQTLSELTQLAEPPDALAFLRTCGANLLMESTPVNYETGQPALDYLKTALEIGMHAISANKGPVVHGYEELTGLAEARQLRFLFESAVMDGAPIFSLWRETLPGAVLTGFRGILNSTTNYILTRMEAGESYAEALAHAQQIGIAETDPSGDVQGWDAAVKVAALVTVLMGRACTPAQVEREGIASVTPERIRQAKAAGQRWKLICSAGWEGNVLTTRVAPEPIDSGDPLFNVSGTSSALTFFTDVLPALTVIEGNPGPETTAFGMLADFLRVVR; encoded by the coding sequence ATGACGAACCACTACGATCTGGCTATGCTGGGATTCGGCAATGTCGGACGGGCCCTGGCACGCCTGCTCGTTGCCAAGCAGGAGTTCATCCGCCTGCGGCATGCAGTCACCTTCCGCGTGGTCGGCATCTACACCCAGCGGCATGGATGTGCGCTGGATCCGGAAGGTATCGAACTGCTGCGCGCCGTCCGGCTCGTCGAACGCGGTCAGACACTGAGCGAGCTCACCCAACTGGCCGAGCCCCCGGATGCCCTTGCCTTTCTGCGGACCTGCGGTGCCAACTTGCTGATGGAGAGCACCCCTGTCAACTACGAGACCGGCCAGCCAGCGCTCGACTACCTCAAGACCGCCCTGGAAATCGGCATGCACGCCATCTCTGCCAACAAGGGACCGGTGGTTCATGGCTATGAGGAGCTGACCGGGCTTGCCGAAGCGCGGCAGCTTCGGTTCCTCTTCGAGTCGGCCGTGATGGACGGGGCGCCGATCTTCTCGCTATGGCGCGAGACATTGCCTGGGGCTGTCCTGACGGGATTCCGCGGCATCCTGAACTCGACCACCAACTACATCCTGACCCGGATGGAAGCTGGCGAATCCTATGCCGAGGCGCTGGCCCACGCTCAGCAGATCGGGATCGCCGAGACCGACCCCAGCGGCGACGTCCAGGGCTGGGACGCGGCCGTCAAGGTGGCCGCCCTGGTGACCGTCCTGATGGGCCGGGCCTGCACGCCTGCCCAGGTTGAGAGAGAAGGCATTGCCAGTGTCACGCCCGAGCGCATCCGCCAGGCGAAGGCGGCGGGCCAGCGCTGGAAGCTGATCTGCTCCGCCGGCTGGGAGGGGAATGTGCTGACCACCCGGGTGGCGCCCGAGCCGATCGACTCCGGCGATCCGCTCTTCAACGTCAGCGGGACGTCGTCCGCCCTCACCTTCTTCACCGACGTCCTGCCCGCCCTGACCGTGATCGAAGGCAATCCCGGACCTGAGACCACCGCCTTCGGCATGCTGGCCGATTTCCTACGGGTTGTTCGCTGA
- a CDS encoding HAD family phosphatase: protein MTEVRAVYWDLGGVLLRTMDRSPRRDWEHRLGLAEGELDEVVFGCTASRKATLGQGSSESIWQEVQARFQLSPQQARALANDFFAEDRLDPVLLDVLRQLRPFYRIGMITNAWPEVREILEDKLRISSYFDSVITSAEVGFAKPHPHIYRLALLSLGMAPEQAVFVDDFVENVEGARALGMRAVRFDSPEQALSELAQHLA from the coding sequence GTGACAGAGGTTCGCGCCGTGTACTGGGATCTGGGGGGTGTTCTGCTGCGGACCATGGATCGCAGCCCCCGGCGGGACTGGGAGCACCGGCTCGGCTTGGCGGAGGGAGAGTTGGACGAGGTCGTGTTCGGCTGCACCGCCAGCCGCAAGGCGACCCTCGGTCAAGGCAGCTCGGAATCCATTTGGCAGGAGGTGCAGGCCCGCTTTCAGCTTTCCCCACAACAGGCGCGGGCGCTTGCCAACGACTTCTTCGCCGAAGACCGCCTGGACCCGGTGCTGCTCGACGTCCTGCGTCAGCTCCGCCCGTTCTACCGGATTGGCATGATAACCAATGCCTGGCCCGAGGTTCGGGAGATCCTCGAAGACAAGTTGCGCATCTCCTCCTATTTTGATTCCGTGATCACCTCGGCCGAGGTGGGGTTTGCCAAACCCCATCCCCACATCTACCGGCTGGCTCTCCTCTCCCTGGGCATGGCGCCGGAGCAGGCGGTCTTTGTCGACGATTTCGTCGAAAACGTCGAAGGCGCCCGCGCCCTCGGTATGCGCGCGGTCCGCTTTGACAGCCCAGAGCAGGCACTCAGCGAACTCGCCCAGCACTTGGCCTGA
- a CDS encoding diacylglycerol kinase family lipid kinase, which produces MPHRTKLIFNSHANRGRAWYIGPVLQAIVARHSDAEWAATEYPSHAVQLAQQAAEEGFDLVAAIGGDGTVHEVVNGLMRIPAERRPSMAIVPVGSGNDFSSSLGISLDLEVAMRRVFEGEEHWIDIGRLTDNTGRTEYWDNTVGIGFDATVTYLTYQITRLKGFSMYLWAVIQAILRHNESAWMKIQTDQEAFEVEALMLVACNGPREGGGFHVAPQAEPADGILDYAMIERVSRLMMFRLLPEVMKGTHARFKAVRMGRFQNMNIHLSRPLPIHTDGEMFAGFQAQVTDLDLELLKHALRLIF; this is translated from the coding sequence ATGCCGCACCGAACCAAGCTCATCTTCAACTCCCACGCCAACCGCGGCCGTGCCTGGTACATCGGCCCGGTCCTGCAGGCCATCGTTGCCCGCCACTCGGATGCGGAGTGGGCGGCCACCGAGTACCCATCGCACGCGGTGCAGCTGGCACAACAGGCGGCGGAGGAAGGGTTTGACCTGGTGGCGGCCATCGGGGGCGATGGCACGGTCCACGAGGTCGTTAACGGCCTGATGAGGATCCCCGCCGAGCGCAGGCCGAGCATGGCAATCGTCCCGGTCGGATCCGGCAACGATTTCTCCTCCAGCCTCGGCATCTCCCTGGACCTGGAGGTCGCCATGCGCCGGGTCTTCGAAGGCGAAGAGCACTGGATTGACATCGGTCGGCTGACTGACAACACGGGTCGGACGGAGTACTGGGACAACACGGTGGGCATCGGCTTCGATGCCACCGTGACCTACCTGACGTATCAGATCACCCGCCTTAAGGGCTTCAGCATGTACTTATGGGCGGTGATCCAAGCCATTCTGCGCCACAATGAATCCGCATGGATGAAGATCCAGACGGATCAGGAAGCCTTCGAGGTCGAGGCGCTGATGCTGGTGGCCTGCAACGGCCCCCGCGAAGGGGGCGGGTTTCATGTCGCCCCTCAGGCGGAGCCCGCCGACGGGATCCTGGACTACGCCATGATCGAACGCGTCTCACGACTGATGATGTTCCGACTCCTGCCCGAGGTGATGAAAGGAACGCACGCACGCTTCAAGGCGGTCCGCATGGGGCGCTTCCAGAACATGAACATCCACCTGAGCCGGCCGCTGCCGATCCATACCGACGGCGAGATGTTCGCTGGCTTCCAAGCGCAAGTCACCGACCTGGACCTTGAACTCCTGAAGCATGCACTCCGCCTGATCTTCTGA